DNA from Alkalispirochaeta americana:
TGTTCGCAGCGATTTCCTCGCCTTTGGCGAGGAGCTCCGGGCCCTTCGCGAGCAGGATCGGCAGGATGCCATTCAGGGGATGGATGACCTTCGAGGTTCCATGAGCGAGCTTGAGGGCGGATTGAACGAGCTGAAACAGCGTGCCTACGATAACGTGAGTGAGAAACTCAAAGTCTTCGAAGACGAATTCTTCGCCGATCTGCGGGATCGTTCTGCCACCATGGAGTCCCGCATCGAAAGCTGGCGGGATGAGGTCCATGAGAGACTCGGTACACTTCAAACGGAGTTCGAGGCGTCCCGTGCTGCTGTGGAAGAGCAGTATTCCGATGATCTGCGCGCCCGGCTTCACGAGGTTCAAGAGAGTACCAACGGTCAGCTCACCAAGATCGATACCCAGGTGGATTCATTTCGCGGAGGAATCGGTTCCCGTATGGACGCCCTGGAGCAATCCATGACAGGTTTTGAAGAAACTCTTTCCGAGGAGCTTGTCTCCCTGAAAGATCGATCGAACCAGACCTTTCGCCAGGAGTTCTCGCAGTTCGATGACCGCATCAGGGGCGAACTGAAAAACTTTGAAAATGAGGTGGAAGGAAAGGTCGGTCAAATTCGTCATGCCGTAGGGGCGGGCAAGGACGAACTGGAAGCGATGGTGGAGGCTGCCAGAAGCGATGTGGCGGTCTGGCAAACCAAAGTTCTCAACGAGTTGCGTTCCAGCGACGCTGAGGTGAGCAACCAGCTGGCCGATGCACGGGTTCGCCTCTCGGATAACATCCAGGAGCTGAAACGGGAGTTTGCTGCCGAGCGGGAACACCTGGTTGATCAGTCCCTGGATCAGCGCCGGGCACTCCGGGAGGAGCTGGACAAAACCGCTGAAGACGTGACTCGTCTCAAAACCCAGCTTGAAGAACAGGGAGAGACCGCTCTGGCAGAGTTCTCCCGACGTTACCAGGAGTTGCGTGCCCGGACGGAGGAGCACGAAAAGCAGATATCGGCACGTCTTGAGGACCAGTCCTCCGAGTTCCGAGGCCTCATCGCAGACACCCGGGATCAGTTTTCGGCGATGCGGGAGAAACTTCTGGGCAAACTTGAAGAAGAAGCGCGCACCCTGGAGACGACCCTCCAGGAAATCGACAAGCGGCAACGCGGCTTTATCGAACAAACGGGTATTTTTGAACGGGCTGATTCACTGAAAACACAGCTTCAGGATGACATCGAGGAGCTGAAAAACGAGATCCTCCGTGTGGAAGGAATGCGCGGAGAGGTTCGGGACATTGAGGGGCAGTTCGGAAAGATCCGCAAAATGTCCGGCGAGGTGAACGAGAAAATGGCGCGCTTTGCCGCCGACAAGCGACGGATCGACCTCCTTGAGGAGGACTACCGTCGGCTCATTAGCCTTGCCCAGTCGGTGGAGACAAAGATTGAGCAGGTCAGCAACAGCGACGATCAGCTTCAGGAGATCACGGCCCGTGTCAGGAGCCTGGACGAGCTGCAGCAGGAAGTAGAAACCAGGTTTGACCGCCTGGAGCGGCGGCGTTCGCTGATCGACGAGACTACCGATGGTCTCGAAGAGAGCCGGGCATCCCTGGATGATCTCCGGGGCCAGCTCTCGACCCTCACGGAACGGGTAGAACAGTTCCCTGGCTTTATCGCCAAGCTCTCGGGGCAGCTAAAACAGGTCGCCTCTCACCACAAAGAAACGGAAAAAGCCGTGGAGAATCTGGCCTCCCTCAACGAAACGCTGGCCGATGTCGAGCGGCGAATGGACGAGCTGAAAACTGCCCGGGAGTGGCTTGCCCGCACCGAGACCCGGCTCGAGGAAATCCGTCGCGATGCAGGTGAGCAGGTGAAGCTCCTGGGCAGCCTCATGAGAGAAGAGGGCAAGAAGTCGACCTCGCCCGGTGGAGGGGCTCCTTCGCTGAGCGCCCGCGAAACGGTGCAGAAGCTGGCCCACCAGGGGTGGAAGGTCGATGAAATCGCCCGGGCCACCAAAATGAGTAAAGGTGAGGTGGAGCTGATTCTGGAACTCTCGGGGCGGCGCTAGATCGCCGCGGGAGAGGTGGAGAAAACTTGACGGTACCCTTTTCAAATTGTATCTTCTCCCCTAATCAATAGAACACACCAGAGGAAGAAATATGTCAGATCAGGAGAGCCTGCGCGCTCAAGACCTTCAGGAGGAACCTCTTCAGGAGGCCGGAGAGACTACAGGAAATCCGTCGCAGCAGGAGACGCAACCTTCTTCCGGGGATGCCTCTTCCGCAGAACGACCTGTCGGGGAAGACCTCCACAGTGCCGACGGGAAGGGCGATGCCCCTCAGGAAGCAGCTCAGGAAGCAGATCCGAAAGCGGATCAGAACGCAAAGGAAACAGCGGAACTGAAAAAGCAACTGGAAGAGCTTCAGAAAGAAAACTCTGAACTAAAGAATCAGTATCTGCGAAAGCAGGCTGACACGGAGAATTACCGGAAACGGATGATTCGTGACAAGGAAGACGCCGTCAGTTTTGCAAACCAGCAGTTGTTGCTTGACTTGACAGCGGTCATTGATGATTTTGAAAGAGCGATTGCCTCGGCGGAGGAATCCCGTGATTACGATGCCTTTCACGATGGAGTTGTGCTCATAGAGAAGCAACTTGTCAACATGCTTGAGCGGAAGTGGGGTTTGAAGCGGCTTGACTCGGAGGGTCAGGAGTTTGATCCGCAGAAGCATGAGGCGGTAACCGCAGAGCCTCGCGATGAGGACGAGACATCGATGGTCCTGGAGGAGTACCAAAAAGGGTATATGCTTCATGATCGGGTGTTGCGGGCAGCCAGGGTGAAAGTTTCGACGCCGGGTAAAGGCTGATTTTTAGAACTCTTGAGGAGAATACGTGTATGGGCAAGATTATTGGAATTGACTTGGGTACGACCAACTCCTGTGTAGCAGTGATTGAGGGCGGGGAGGCTGAGGTCCTGCAGAACGCTGAGGGCCAGCGAACAACGCCATCCATGGTGGCTTTCACAAAAAAAGGTGATTCCCTGGAACGCCTCGTGGGGCAGCCTGCCAAAAACCAGATGGTTACCAACCCGGAAAACACCATCTTCTCGATCAAGCGCTTCATGGGGCGTCGCTACAGCGAGGTGTCGGGAGAGATCGGCATGGTCTCCTACCATGTCCAGAAAGACGCTAACGACGGCGTCCGGATCGATGTGAACGGAAAACATCTCTCTCCGCCGGAGATCTCGGCAGCGATCCTCCAGAAGATGAAAGAGACCGCCGAGGACTACCTGGGCGAGACCGTGACCGAGGCGGTTATCACCGTCCCGGCATATTTTAACGATTCCCAGCGTCAGGCAACAAAAGATGCCGGAAAGATCGCTGGCCTTGATGTGAAACGGATCGTAAACGAGCCCACTGCGGCTGCCCTGGCCTACGGCTTTGGCGACAAGGCCAAAGAAGAAAAAATTGCTGTCTACGATCTTGGCGGGGGAACCTTCGATATTTCCATTCTTGAACTCGGAGATGGAGTCTTCGAGGTCAAGAGCACCAACGGAGATACCCACCTGGGTGGGGATGACTTCGATCAAAAGATCATCGACTGGCTCGTGGATCAGTTCAAGAGCGAGCAGGGGATCGACCTGAGCAAGGACCGCATGGCCCTCCAGAGGCTCAAGGAGGCAGCCGAGAAGGCAAAGCGTGAGCTCTCCAGCACCCAGAGCACTGACATAAACCTCCCCTTCATCACCGCCGACGCGAGCGGACCGAAGCACCTCCAGTACACGCTGAACAGAGCCGCCTTCGAAAAGATGGCTGCTGACCTGGTGCAGCGAACAAAAGGTCCCTGCGTGCAGGCCCTGAAGGATGCCGGCCTCTCGCCGGAGGACATCGACGAGGTGATCCTGGTTGGCGGCTCAACGCGGATACCTGCGGTCCAGCAGATCGTGAAAGAAATCTTCAAGCGGGATCCCCATAAAGGTGTAAACCCCGACGAGGTCGTTGCCATGGGTGCAGCAATCCAGGGAGGAATTCTGGGCGGAGATGTGAAGGACATGATCCTTCTGGATGTGACGCCTCTCTCGCTGGGTATCGAGACGCTGGGTGGTGTCTTTACAAAACTGATCGAGCGAAATACCACCATTCCCACAAAGAAGAGTCAGATCTTCTCCACCGCTGCAGATAACCAGACGGCCGTGTCGATTCATGTCCTCCAGGGTGAGCGGGAAATGGCAAGTCAGAACCGGACCTTGGGGCGTTTTGATCTGGTGGGTATCCCTCCGGCACCCCGGGGAGTTCCCCAGGTTGAAGTTGCCTTCGATATCGACGCTAACGGCATTCTCCATGTCTCGGCCAAGGATACTGCTACCAACAAGGAGCAGAAGATCCGTATCGAGTCTTCCAGTGGTCTCTCGGAAGATGAAATTGATCGGATGGTGAAGGACGCTGAAGAGAATGCCGAGCAGGACCGAAAGCTGAAAGAGAAGATCGACGCCAAAAACGAAGCCGACAGCCTGATCTATTCCACCGAAAAATCCCTTGGCGATTTCGGGGACAAGGTATCCCAGGAGGACAAGGATACAATCCAGCAGGCGATTCAGGCCCTGAAAGATGTGGTGGACGGTGACGATGTAGAGGCTACCAAGGCAAAGATCGAGGAGCTGAAGCAGGCCGCCTACAAGCTTGCAGAAGAGGCCTATAAAGCAGGCCAGGCCGATGCCGGAGCTGCCGGTGAAGGGGCCGAAGCTGCGGGTGATGGTGCTTCCGGTGGATCTTCCAGTACATCCTCCGATAACGTCGAGGACGTTGACTACGAAGTTGTCGACGATGACGATCCCAAAAGCTGATTCAAGCGGAGCGGTCTGTGGCAAAACGTGACTACTACGAGGTGCTCGGCATAAGCCGGGACGCCTCGGTAGAAGATTTGAAGAAAGCCTATCGCAAGATTGCCGTTCAGAACCATCCCGACAGAAACCCCGGGGATGCCGGGGCCGAGGAGCGCTTCAAGGAAGCTGCCGAGGCCTACGAGGTCTTGGCAAACCCTGAAAAGCGACAGGCCTACGACCAGTTCGGTTTTGCCGGTGTGGATGGCCTTGGCGGAGGAGGGCCTCAAGGGTTCTCTTCCTCCCGGGATTTCGAGGATGTCTTTGGTGATTTTTCGGACATCTTCGGTTCCTTTTTCGGAGGAGGAGGCCGTGGGCGTTCTTCCGGCCGGGGGCGGTCCCGTGGGGCTGACCTTCGTTACGACCTCCAGATTCCCTTTACCGATGCGGCTTTCGGAACAAAGGCAGAGATTCTCTACGAACGCGAGGCATCTTGCGATGTCTGTAATGGCTCGGGGGCTTCGGCGGGAAGCGGGCGCAAGACCTGCCCCACCTGTGGAGGTGCGGGGCAAGTCCGGCGAAGCAGCGGCTTTTTCTCTGTCGCTTCGGTGTGCCCGTCCTGCCAGGGAGCAGGAACGGTCATTGAAGAACCCTGCAGCAGTTGCGCCGGATCGGGCGTCAAGAAAAAGCGGCAGCGGATCAAGGTGACCATACCGGCTGGCGTGTCTCACGGTCAGAGGATTACCATCCCCAGTCAGGGCGATGCGCCCCGGGGCGGTGGGGAGGCTGGCGATCTTCACGTGGTGATCCATATCCAGCCTCATAAACACTTCGAGCGAGATAACTATGATCTCTATTGTGCTGTTCCTGTCAGCATCACCCAGGCAGCTCTGGGGGCCGAACTCAAGGTCTCGACTCTGGACGGAAAACGCGTAAAAGTTAAGGTTCCTGCAGGAACCCAGGATGGAAAGATCCTTCGTCTGCGCAACGAGGGTATCCCCGTTCCCAACAGTGCCAACCGGCGAGGGGATATGTATATCAAGTTGCGCGTTGTTGTGCCTGCACGGATGTCCAGCAAGGCAAAGGAACTCCTCCGCGAGTTTTCCCGCCTTGAAGGAGAAGAGCTCCAGCCCGAACCGATTCCCCTGAAAGAGCTCTAGCGTTTCGGGGCGAGGTCTTTGCAAGCCCGCCCGAGCGAGGGTGTGCCCCCCGTCTGGCGGCGGGGGCGCTCAACCGCCCCGAGGAAACGTCCGATAATGCGCACCAGGGGGCACAGTGAAGTATAGAAAAAGTCTTTTGGTGGCGGTCCTGGCAATTTTTTTCCTTGTCATTGCTTCGGGCTTTCTCTCTGCTGGTGATGGTGAGTTTCCTCTCTGGCTTCCAGAGGACTATGGCTCAGGATGGATATTGGGAGACCGGAACAACGACGGTGTCACCGACTATGCCTTGCGACTTGATGACTCGGGTGAGAAAAAGTACGAGGCAGTGGATCACAATCACGATGGAATCATGGATAATTTTTATTTTTACTCCCAGGGGTTGCTAAAGCGGCAGGAGATTGATACCAACTTTGATGGCAACATCGATTTGTGGGTCTTTATGGACGATGGTGTTCACGTAAAAGGTTTCGATCGGGATACCAATCATGACGGCCAGGTGGATCTGGTCCGCCGATACGGAGAGAACTGAATATGTCCTGGATTACCAGCCGTCATGCTATTGAGGCGACTCTCCAGCGCGAAGCGCCCGGGGCAGTTCTCTATCTTACCGATCTGCGTGGCCGGAATGGCGATCTTCAGCGACTGGCGCGATCTCGGGGGGTGGGGGTAAAAACTGTCTCGGGGGAGTGGTTGCGCAAGCGGGCAGGTTCCTCCGCAAGGGGAGCGGCCCTGGAACTCGGCGAGAGCCCTTCCCGGAGCAGCGTGGTTTCGCTCAAGGATTGGCTTCGGCGCACCCCGCCGGGAAGCACCGGGCCTATCCTGGCGCTGGACCATGTGACAGATCCCCATAATGTGGGAGCAATTTTGCGCACGGCCTATCTCATGGGTGTTCCGCTGGTGATTGTTCCAGCGCGCCGAAGCGTCCTGGACAGCGATGGGGTGCGGCGTAGTTCCGCAGGAGCCTCGGACGAAGTTCCCGTGGCGGTCGTTCCCAATCTTGCCTCCGCCTTGAGAGAGTGCAAGCGTGCCGGATGGTGGGTCTATGCCGCCGATGCGGGGGGAACGCCCCTGCCGGAGGTTCCCTTCGATTCTGCGGCCGTTCTCCTTCTCGGAGCTGAAGGGAAGGGCGTCTCCCCGGGCGCAGCGGCTCTTTCTGATCTGACGGTCAGCATCCCTGACCGCGCCCCTGGAGGAACAACAGTGGATTCCTTCAACGTCTCCGTGGCTGCCGGGATTCTTACCTACGAGTATTTCCGAACGGTCCAGCCTGAATAGATTCTTCGCTGGACACCCGCCTCGGGGGGATCCCTCCCCTGCTACAGGATCACTACGAGAAGCCATAGCTGAATAGCTGATGAGAAGGGAGATATACCCTCAGATGTGACAGATCAGAAACTGTGAGGGATCAAGGAACCCCTTCCCCGGCCCGCAACAGGGTTCCCGGAGAAGGGATCGCCTTCAGGCCTCAGCGGCCCTGGGCAGGATCGATTCCGAAAAAGCGGCAGCTGTTCTGGTACAGGGCTTCCGAGAGCTCTTCTTCCGATATTCCTCGAAGGTCTGCCAGAAAGCGTGCTGTTTCCGGGAGGTAAGAGGGGCGGTTTCGCTCTCCCCGGTGGGAGGCGGGCACCATAAAGGGGCTCTCACTCTCAATGAGCATCCGTTCCAGAGGCATGTTTTTTGCGGTCTCATGGAGGTTCCGGGCGTTCCGATATGTCACGTTCCCGGCAAACGAGATGTATATTGGCAACTCCAGCGCTTTCTGGGCGTAGCTCCAGTTTTCCGAGAAACAGTGAAGGACCGCTCCGCGAGAGGGAATTTTCTGCTGGAGGATCTCCAGGACATCGTTCCCCGCATCCCGGTTGTGGACCACCACAGGTTTGTCCAGACGATCGGCCAGCTCCAGTTGCTGCACAAAGAGCTCGATCTGGGAATCCTTGTTGCCGAACCTGCGGTAATAGTCCAGGCCAGTTTCTCCCACCGCAACAACGCGGGGAAGCTCCAGCCCTTTCTCGATCTGCGATTCCCAGTCACGGCCTGGATTCGTCACTTCCGAGGGAGAGACCCCCACGGCAAAGTAAACATTTGAGGCTGTTTTCAGATTTTCGTAGATGCCGAAAAAATCACGCACGTTATTACAGATACTGAGAATTCCCTCAATCTCTTCGTGGCGAGCTTCCTGTACTACGATCAATTGCTCTATCGGGTCTTCATCGATCAACCCGATGTGAGCATGAGTATCAAATAATCTCATACTGGGTACCTAAAAAAAAAAGATATTTGTCCTGATGGACACGGCAACCATAGCACCGGCAGCGGGCAAGGTCAAGCTGCCGGAAAAAAACCTCTTCCGGCGGATCCTGGCAGAAATCCATAACCCCGAGAGGCTCGGGGCGGCCGTGCCGGCGGACAGGTGGCAAGATTGACGGTACCGGGCCCCTGTGGTACCGTAGCGCAACGGAACATATTTGCATGGCACACGATACCAGCCGAAAAAACCGCCGAATCCAGAGGGGCCCCGGAAAGGGAGGTTGGCGTTTCCGGAAAATCCTGACGCAACGTTTTACGATCATGCTTATCCCTCACTCGGAGCGGAGCGTCTTCAACTTTCAAATATCTCTTGTCTCTCTGGGTACTCTTTTGCTGGCGGGCCTGTTCCTGGTTGCCTCTTTTCTCTATCTTTCCAGTGTCCGTATCGGCACCGGGGCAATGGTGGAATCCCAGGCAGAAGAGATCTCCCAAAGCCAGGTTGATCTGGAAACAACAATACGGGAGATCCAGAAAGTGCTTCGC
Protein-coding regions in this window:
- a CDS encoding SpiroCoCo family coiled-coil protein, with the protein product MGFSISDIIILLVVAVALAVYRRLDHNNRSLEKVKRFVERVQGEMDEIVAEKVTMLKDIGIEVDVHQKAAKEVLKRIQAIEADLNTRSGGLEQIGTRLGAYETALTELITMTEQAEENLKRVQNESEYIDKVGKRIKVTQARIEELERSLPGIVTGFEKQNTQRLDQVESRILAETEERVNGLESRVETAAGRVQDFSEDAARIQAETEGRSRQACVEIQELHDRLLGELEQNISESTEASRRAFSSARQEMDEILVSSQEQFERHRSEGEEQHQGIRNALKELLEGTQARLQELAEKGSALETEALAALREHIEVTGRERAEEALLTVRQYTADARGRLEEEADEKIAVLQDRIDQKVEAVRNHSEAETSAMQEQFVQLRASADEWSEKTRQTIQEMDQQVERLLERALQQEQSQKESLDRHIAETEGRLETHGKHLDERISQLDSAAQEQMGGISDRLTRVSTEIDTHITQARESLDERIQLLEASQEGQYQEIRQHHEESLTRLAETFQERQGQIQELDAAAREEFSRLQELLDQGRAGIDRKIEEYRTGADRRIDTTAQEMEQRVLSSVDSRLTDYEQSLGYRFSKIEAVNNDVDELEQNLRSTMDRVSERVRSDFLAFGEELRALREQDRQDAIQGMDDLRGSMSELEGGLNELKQRAYDNVSEKLKVFEDEFFADLRDRSATMESRIESWRDEVHERLGTLQTEFEASRAAVEEQYSDDLRARLHEVQESTNGQLTKIDTQVDSFRGGIGSRMDALEQSMTGFEETLSEELVSLKDRSNQTFRQEFSQFDDRIRGELKNFENEVEGKVGQIRHAVGAGKDELEAMVEAARSDVAVWQTKVLNELRSSDAEVSNQLADARVRLSDNIQELKREFAAEREHLVDQSLDQRRALREELDKTAEDVTRLKTQLEEQGETALAEFSRRYQELRARTEEHEKQISARLEDQSSEFRGLIADTRDQFSAMREKLLGKLEEEARTLETTLQEIDKRQRGFIEQTGIFERADSLKTQLQDDIEELKNEILRVEGMRGEVRDIEGQFGKIRKMSGEVNEKMARFAADKRRIDLLEEDYRRLISLAQSVETKIEQVSNSDDQLQEITARVRSLDELQQEVETRFDRLERRRSLIDETTDGLEESRASLDDLRGQLSTLTERVEQFPGFIAKLSGQLKQVASHHKETEKAVENLASLNETLADVERRMDELKTAREWLARTETRLEEIRRDAGEQVKLLGSLMREEGKKSTSPGGGAPSLSARETVQKLAHQGWKVDEIARATKMSKGEVELILELSGRR
- the grpE gene encoding nucleotide exchange factor GrpE codes for the protein MSDQESLRAQDLQEEPLQEAGETTGNPSQQETQPSSGDASSAERPVGEDLHSADGKGDAPQEAAQEADPKADQNAKETAELKKQLEELQKENSELKNQYLRKQADTENYRKRMIRDKEDAVSFANQQLLLDLTAVIDDFERAIASAEESRDYDAFHDGVVLIEKQLVNMLERKWGLKRLDSEGQEFDPQKHEAVTAEPRDEDETSMVLEEYQKGYMLHDRVLRAARVKVSTPGKG
- the dnaK gene encoding molecular chaperone DnaK; translation: MGKIIGIDLGTTNSCVAVIEGGEAEVLQNAEGQRTTPSMVAFTKKGDSLERLVGQPAKNQMVTNPENTIFSIKRFMGRRYSEVSGEIGMVSYHVQKDANDGVRIDVNGKHLSPPEISAAILQKMKETAEDYLGETVTEAVITVPAYFNDSQRQATKDAGKIAGLDVKRIVNEPTAAALAYGFGDKAKEEKIAVYDLGGGTFDISILELGDGVFEVKSTNGDTHLGGDDFDQKIIDWLVDQFKSEQGIDLSKDRMALQRLKEAAEKAKRELSSTQSTDINLPFITADASGPKHLQYTLNRAAFEKMAADLVQRTKGPCVQALKDAGLSPEDIDEVILVGGSTRIPAVQQIVKEIFKRDPHKGVNPDEVVAMGAAIQGGILGGDVKDMILLDVTPLSLGIETLGGVFTKLIERNTTIPTKKSQIFSTAADNQTAVSIHVLQGEREMASQNRTLGRFDLVGIPPAPRGVPQVEVAFDIDANGILHVSAKDTATNKEQKIRIESSSGLSEDEIDRMVKDAEENAEQDRKLKEKIDAKNEADSLIYSTEKSLGDFGDKVSQEDKDTIQQAIQALKDVVDGDDVEATKAKIEELKQAAYKLAEEAYKAGQADAGAAGEGAEAAGDGASGGSSSTSSDNVEDVDYEVVDDDDPKS
- the dnaJ gene encoding molecular chaperone DnaJ, whose protein sequence is MAKRDYYEVLGISRDASVEDLKKAYRKIAVQNHPDRNPGDAGAEERFKEAAEAYEVLANPEKRQAYDQFGFAGVDGLGGGGPQGFSSSRDFEDVFGDFSDIFGSFFGGGGRGRSSGRGRSRGADLRYDLQIPFTDAAFGTKAEILYEREASCDVCNGSGASAGSGRKTCPTCGGAGQVRRSSGFFSVASVCPSCQGAGTVIEEPCSSCAGSGVKKKRQRIKVTIPAGVSHGQRITIPSQGDAPRGGGEAGDLHVVIHIQPHKHFERDNYDLYCAVPVSITQAALGAELKVSTLDGKRVKVKVPAGTQDGKILRLRNEGIPVPNSANRRGDMYIKLRVVVPARMSSKAKELLREFSRLEGEELQPEPIPLKEL
- a CDS encoding TrmH family RNA methyltransferase, yielding MSWITSRHAIEATLQREAPGAVLYLTDLRGRNGDLQRLARSRGVGVKTVSGEWLRKRAGSSARGAALELGESPSRSSVVSLKDWLRRTPPGSTGPILALDHVTDPHNVGAILRTAYLMGVPLVIVPARRSVLDSDGVRRSSAGASDEVPVAVVPNLASALRECKRAGWWVYAADAGGTPLPEVPFDSAAVLLLGAEGKGVSPGAAALSDLTVSIPDRAPGGTTVDSFNVSVAAGILTYEYFRTVQPE
- a CDS encoding TatD family hydrolase gives rise to the protein MRLFDTHAHIGLIDEDPIEQLIVVQEARHEEIEGILSICNNVRDFFGIYENLKTASNVYFAVGVSPSEVTNPGRDWESQIEKGLELPRVVAVGETGLDYYRRFGNKDSQIELFVQQLELADRLDKPVVVHNRDAGNDVLEILQQKIPSRGAVLHCFSENWSYAQKALELPIYISFAGNVTYRNARNLHETAKNMPLERMLIESESPFMVPASHRGERNRPSYLPETARFLADLRGISEEELSEALYQNSCRFFGIDPAQGR